The region CTGAAACTTCCTGTATCACGACCGCTCCAATATTTTTGCCCGAGAACCGCATCGGGTAGCCATTATAGCTCGAAATGAATGGGTATTTATCAAGGTATTGAATCGACTATTCAGCTTGTTTTGAAAAATTCTTACAAAATCGTCGAGAACTTCAGTATTTGTGTCGTTACCGGACTATCGGATTCCGACCGGAAAGCCTTCCTGCAAACCGCAACCGGTCCTCCATCGATCGATGAAATGATGCGTTCTTGATCGGCTTCCTGAGATTCTTCCGTTCAATTCCGCCGTCAGGACGTCCCCTCCCGCAGGGGTCAACAATTTCACCAGACGGGCAGGCTGAAGACTGGGCCGGTTTCTTGGCCACCTTAAGGTGAATCACGCGCGGCGTGATGCCGAGCTACCCTGGCCCCGCTTGCGGGAGAGCGGGGACCGTTCGCGAATGCGGGCGGTGGGTGAGGGAACGGCCATGCCGCAGCAGATTCATTCTGCGTAGGTGCCGCTCGCGGCATGGCCGTCAGGGTCGCGCGACGGACACCGGATCGCTGGCCGGGAAGGTTTCCTCAATGCCCTCGTCCAGTTCCGTTTCGGCGTCCATGAGCCGATTGAGCGGGGTGCTCAGGGCCCGCAGCAGATCGCTGGCATCGACATCCTTGAGCTTGCCGGCAATATCGCCCATCGACACGATGCCCACCAGACGCTTGTCGCGGTCAAGCACCGGCAAGCGCCGCACTTCATGACTGATCATGCTGCGTGCCGCCTGGCGCAGCTCATCGTCCTCGTAGCAGTATCGAATGCCATCGGACATGATGTCGCGAATCTCGGTTTCGGCATCGCAACCCTTGGCGATGCCGCGGACCGCAAGGTCTCGATCGGTGATGGTGCCGAGCAGGCGGTCGTTCTCCCCGACCAGCACGAGTCCGCTCTCGGCTTCCGACATCATGATGGCCGCTTCCTGTAGGGTCTGGGCGGGCGTGGCGATACGAACGTCGCGGGTCATCAGTTCACTGACTTTCATGTTCGGCCTCCTGCAGTCTGCACGAATCGGTTTCGACCTCCGGCGCCCGGAGGCCGACCTGTTCACAGACTAGCAATCGCGCCTGAATCGGATTCGAACTGGGTGCAATGCAATGCTGCGTCATTCCACATTCGCTCATTCGAGGGGATGAGAATTCATGCGACATTGACTACCCTGACGCGGCGCGACCCAGGGACCAGCAATCAGGAGTCCGCCATGCACCACCGCATCGCCCTGCTCTCGGTGGTGGTCGCAATCTGCGGCTGCACCGGCGATCACAGCAATCAGGCATCATCCGCCCCATCGACCTCCGGGCTCGCAACGCCGCCAAAGATCTGCTCCGAGAACTATCTCAGCGTCCGCGAAACGGCAAGCAACGCCGGGGCCGGCCAGCAAGTCATCGAAGCCTCGGTCTTCAATGACAGTCCGAGAACCTGCGTTCTGCACGGATATCCGGGCCTGGCTCCACTGGACGCTGGCGGCGTCCGGGCTTCGGCCATCGAGGTTCGCCAGGTTGTCGGTGACTCCGAGCTTCAACAGCCTCATGCGGTCGAATTGAAGCCTGGCGCATCGGCGCACTTCGAAATCAGCTTCAGCGTGATCGAAGGCGAATCGGGCGGATGTCCCGAAATCGAATCGGTGGACGTGATGGCCCCCGGCAGCAACAAGGTGATCGGCAACATCCGCCGGCCGATTCGCGCCTGTGGCGCGCACATCGACGTGGCGCCGCTCTCGAGTACGGATTAAGCGGCAGGCAGTTCCACGCCGAGAAAGTTCGCGGTCCATCCGGCGATCAACGCGGCGTGGCTGGCGGGGAAGAAATGCCCGGCATCCGGCACCACGCGAAACTGCGTGTCCGGCAGTGTGGCGGCCAGGGCACGGCC is a window of Banduia mediterranea DNA encoding:
- a CDS encoding CBS domain-containing protein; this encodes MKVSELMTRDVRIATPAQTLQEAAIMMSEAESGLVLVGENDRLLGTITDRDLAVRGIAKGCDAETEIRDIMSDGIRYCYEDDELRQAARSMISHEVRRLPVLDRDKRLVGIVSMGDIAGKLKDVDASDLLRALSTPLNRLMDAETELDEGIEETFPASDPVSVARP
- a CDS encoding DUF4232 domain-containing protein: MHHRIALLSVVVAICGCTGDHSNQASSAPSTSGLATPPKICSENYLSVRETASNAGAGQQVIEASVFNDSPRTCVLHGYPGLAPLDAGGVRASAIEVRQVVGDSELQQPHAVELKPGASAHFEISFSVIEGESGGCPEIESVDVMAPGSNKVIGNIRRPIRACGAHIDVAPLSSTD